The window TGTCGAAGACCGTGGCGACCACTCCGTCGGCGTACTTGCTGCCGTCCAGGCTGGAGGCCATGTACGTGCAGATGTTGTCCTGGCACTTCTTGTAGGTGAGTTCCTCGTTGTTCACCGGCTCGGCCAGGGTGAACAGGGCCGGGTGTTCGCGCCGGACCTCGTCCAGCACGTCCTCTGGAATCTCCAGGAACAATTTTCCGTCGCGCTCGGTGGTGAAATAGTGACGCATCCATTGGTCGAACATGATGACCTCGATGACGTCGGCGACGGCGCGGTCGTAGCGAAGATCCTGCATGGCGGCTCCTTGATTGGGAATTGCTGGGGGATAATGGACACGGAAAGTCGCGGAGTCAAGGGGCCCGTGGGGTTGATTGCAATTCGGCACGGCTTCGGGTAAGGGGCTGGACAGCCGGGCCGTTCTGCGCTATCTGCACTCCCTTCCGATGAAACCAACGGCCGCGGCCGGAATCTTGCAAGGAGACACGCATGTCCAAGCACAAGAAGATTGAGCGCATGAAGGAGCTGACCCGCCGCCGGAAGCGTCGCGAGGAGCGGCTCAAGGAGCGCATCAAGGTCGCCAAGGCGGCCGCCGCCAAGGAAAAGTAGTTTCCGAGGCGGGGCTTCCGCCCTCTGGCGGGCGGAAGGGACTATCCGCATCTCAAGGAGGGGACACCATGCCCATCTATGAATACGCTTGCCAGGAATGCAAGCAGACCTTCGAGGACTGGCAGAAAGGGTTCGAGGAGCGCGAGTTGCCTTGCCCCGTGTGCGGCGGCAAGTCCACCCGGCTCATCTCCAACTCGTCTTTCATTCTCAAGGGCGGCGGCTGGTACGTCACCGACTATTCCGGCCGCAAGGCGTCCGCGTCCGGGGAGGACTCCCCGAAGAAGGCGGACACCTCCGGCCCGGCACAGCCGGCCGAACCGGCCGCGAAGGCCGACTAGGCCAGAAGAAAAGGCAGCCCTCGGCTGCCTTTTTTCATCTATGAGGGCCGCCCGGCCCGGGGAACGAGATGATCGAACGCTATTCGCGGCCCGAGATGGCCGCCCTGTGGACCCTGGAGAACAAATTCGCGGTCTGGCTCGAAGTGGAGCTGGCCGTGTGCCGCGCCTGGAACCGTCTGGGACAGATCCCGGATGCCGACTTGGCCGAGATCACGACCAAGGCGGGCTTCGACGTTGAGCGCATCCTGGAGATCGAGAAGAAGACCCGCCACGACGTCATCGCCTTCCTCACCGCGGTGGAGGAGAAGGTGGGTCCATCGGCCCGCTACATCCACCTGGGCTGCACCTCCTCGGACATCGTGGACACGGCGGGCGGCGTGCTTCTGACCCGCGCCGGACGGATCATTCTGGACGGCGTGGACCGCTTGTTGGTCGTGCTCAAGGACATGGCCCGCAAGCACCAGGGGCGGCTGTGCATGGGCCGGACCCACGGTGTGCATGCCGAGCCCGTGAGCTTCGGGCTCAAGATGGCGGGCTTCTACGCCGAGTTCACGCGCCACCGTGAGCGCTTCGCCCAGGCCCTGGAAGGCATCCGGGTGGGCAAGATTTCCGGCGCCGTGGGCACCTACGCCCACCTGGACCCCCGCCTGGAGGAAATCGCCTGCGAGCTGCTCGGCCTGGCTCCGGACCCCATCTCCACCCAGATCGTCCAGCGCGACCGCCACGCCCACTACTTCACCGCCCTGGCGCTCATGGCCGGGGGAGTGGAGCGGCTCTGCACGGAACTGCGCCACCTCCAGCGCACCGAGGTCCTGGAGGCGGAGGAAGGCTTCGCCAAGGGCCAGAAAGGTTCCTCGGCCATGCCCCACAAGAAGAACCCCATCTCGGCCGAGAACCTCTGCGGCCTGTCCCGTCTGGTGCGCTCCAACTCCCTGGCGGCCATGGAGAACATGGCGCTCTGGCACGAGCGCGACATCAGCCACTCCTCGGTGGAGCGCGTGATCATGCCGGACTCCACCATCCTCATGGACTACATCCTGCACCGTCTGGCCGGTCTGGTGGAGAATCTGCGCGTGATCCCGGAGAACATGGACCGCAACCTCATGGGCTCCTGCGGCCTGTTCTATTCCCAGCGGGTGCTCATGGCCCTGCTGGAGGCCGGCTTGCCCCGGCAGAAGGCCTACGAGATGGTCCAGAAGGTGGCCATGCGCTGCTGGGAGGAACGCCTGAGCTTCCCCGACGAGGTGCGCAAGGACGGCGAGATTCTAACGCATCTTTCGGCGCAGGCGCTTGACGCGGCCTTTGACCCCTCGTACTACCTCCGGTATGAGGAAATGATTCTGAGCCGCGTACTCGGCGGCTGAAGGGGACGGACAATCCGCATGACCGACATGAAGAAGCGCCTCGCCTCCCTGCTCCTGGAATTGTCCTATGTCGAGGGCGAGGTCACCCTCACCTCGGGCAAGAAAAGCGATTACTATTTCGACTGCAAGCAGACCGCCCTGCATCCGGAGGGCGGTTTCCTCATCGGCAGCCTGTTTCTGGAAATGCTCGCCCCGCTGCGGGTGGCCGGAGTGGGCGGCATGACCCTGGGGGCCGATCCGCTGGTCTCCGCCGTATCCGTTCTCTCGCAGGTGAACCGTTGCCCCATGCCCGGCTTCATCATCAGGAAACAGCCCAAAGGGCACGGCACCAATCAGTATCTCGAAGGCCTCAAGAACTTCCACGCCGGCGACCGGGTGGCCCTGCTGGAAGACGTGGTGACCACGGGCGGGACGCTGCTCACCTCGGTGGAGCGCGTGCGCGCCGCCGGGTTCGAGGTGGCCGCCGTGCTCTGCGTCCTGGACCGCGAAGAGGGCGGCCGGGAACGCTTGGCCGAGGCTGGACTGGAGCTGTGCTCCATCTTCACCCGCAAGGAACTGCTGGCCGCCGCCCGGGGCTGATCCCGGCGGCTCAACCGATGTCACGGATGATGTCAGCCTTGAAGACCGCACGACTGTATCTGCTGGCCCTGATTCTGCTGTTGCCCGCCTCCCTCGCGCGCGCGGAGGGCTGGAAGGTCCGGCTTGACTCCTACTCCCTGAGCCCCCAACGCTTCCTGGCCATCACCAAGGATGGGCAGACGTTGTTCATGCTCGAACACCAGAGCCCGCTCAAGATGGCCAAGCAGTTCCCC is drawn from Desulfovibrio aminophilus DSM 12254 and contains these coding sequences:
- the pyrE gene encoding orotate phosphoribosyltransferase yields the protein MTDMKKRLASLLLELSYVEGEVTLTSGKKSDYYFDCKQTALHPEGGFLIGSLFLEMLAPLRVAGVGGMTLGADPLVSAVSVLSQVNRCPMPGFIIRKQPKGHGTNQYLEGLKNFHAGDRVALLEDVVTTGGTLLTSVERVRAAGFEVAAVLCVLDREEGGRERLAEAGLELCSIFTRKELLAAARG
- a CDS encoding FmdB family zinc ribbon protein, coding for MPIYEYACQECKQTFEDWQKGFEERELPCPVCGGKSTRLISNSSFILKGGGWYVTDYSGRKASASGEDSPKKADTSGPAQPAEPAAKAD
- the purB gene encoding adenylosuccinate lyase encodes the protein MIERYSRPEMAALWTLENKFAVWLEVELAVCRAWNRLGQIPDADLAEITTKAGFDVERILEIEKKTRHDVIAFLTAVEEKVGPSARYIHLGCTSSDIVDTAGGVLLTRAGRIILDGVDRLLVVLKDMARKHQGRLCMGRTHGVHAEPVSFGLKMAGFYAEFTRHRERFAQALEGIRVGKISGAVGTYAHLDPRLEEIACELLGLAPDPISTQIVQRDRHAHYFTALALMAGGVERLCTELRHLQRTEVLEAEEGFAKGQKGSSAMPHKKNPISAENLCGLSRLVRSNSLAAMENMALWHERDISHSSVERVIMPDSTILMDYILHRLAGLVENLRVIPENMDRNLMGSCGLFYSQRVLMALLEAGLPRQKAYEMVQKVAMRCWEERLSFPDEVRKDGEILTHLSAQALDAAFDPSYYLRYEEMILSRVLGG